A single region of the Pseudomonas sp. VD-NE ins genome encodes:
- a CDS encoding SdiA-regulated domain-containing protein: protein MSSQAQLKPTRRSRFALRWYVWLLLVIAAAYAVAFAMHWDDRGVLWLQERFESQAEQKESIWLPDYRVVIDAKPLTGMEKDEASDLSYNPQTKTLFSVMGKNPFLAELTLQGDVLRKMPLVGWSNPEGLTVMENGLMAIVDERQHMLSIVKVDADTRELNIADFPKYDLGPSKDQNKAFEAITWDSHNQQLLLGEERPPALFTWKSDGSQILKGDKQKLASDELDIRNLSALAIDPRTQHTLVLSADSHLLLELDEKGEQVSFMTLLGGFNGLKNTIPRAEGVTMDEAGTLYMVSEPNLFYRFEKQK from the coding sequence ATGTCATCTCAAGCTCAGCTCAAACCCACCCGCCGTTCACGTTTCGCCCTGCGTTGGTATGTCTGGCTTTTGCTGGTGATTGCCGCCGCTTATGCCGTGGCGTTTGCCATGCATTGGGATGATCGCGGTGTGCTGTGGCTGCAGGAACGCTTCGAAAGTCAGGCCGAGCAGAAAGAAAGCATCTGGCTGCCGGACTATCGGGTGGTGATCGATGCCAAGCCGTTGACGGGGATGGAGAAGGACGAGGCCTCAGACCTCTCGTACAACCCGCAGACCAAAACACTGTTTTCGGTGATGGGTAAAAACCCGTTTCTCGCCGAACTGACCTTGCAAGGTGATGTGCTGCGCAAGATGCCGCTGGTGGGCTGGAGCAATCCGGAGGGCCTGACGGTGATGGAAAACGGCCTGATGGCCATCGTCGATGAGCGTCAGCACATGCTGTCGATCGTCAAAGTCGATGCCGACACCCGCGAATTGAACATCGCCGACTTCCCGAAATACGACCTCGGCCCGTCGAAAGACCAGAACAAAGCCTTCGAGGCGATTACCTGGGATTCGCACAACCAGCAACTGCTGCTCGGTGAGGAGCGGCCACCAGCGCTGTTCACCTGGAAGAGCGATGGCAGTCAGATTCTCAAGGGCGACAAGCAGAAACTTGCCAGTGATGAACTGGATATTCGCAACCTCTCTGCCTTGGCGATTGACCCGCGCACCCAACATACTCTGGTGCTGTCCGCTGATTCGCACCTGTTGCTGGAGCTGGACGAGAAGGGTGAGCAGGTCAGCTTCATGACCCTGCTTGGCGGCTTCAACGGTCTGAAAAACACCATCCCCCGCGCCGAAGGCGTGACCATGGACGAGGCGGGCACGCTGTACATGGTCAGCGAGCCCAACCTATTCTATCGCTTCGAAAAACAGAAATAG
- a CDS encoding fumarylacetoacetate hydrolase family protein yields MSYQHQYVDGTRIHFPIGKVVCIGRNYAEHAKELDNPVPTEPLLFIKPGSCVVELEGGFAIPTERGSVHYEAEIAVLIGKPLSTKPSREEVLDAISGFAPALDLTLRDKQAELKAKGLPWEIAKSFDGAAVIAPFVVGSTFADLTDIGIRLTINGEVRQDGNSSAMLNPIVPMIQHMAGCFSLQAGDVILTGTPVGVGPLNVGDDIVLELVGASSFTSSVR; encoded by the coding sequence ATGAGCTATCAGCACCAGTACGTCGACGGTACGCGCATCCACTTCCCGATCGGGAAAGTCGTGTGCATTGGCCGCAATTACGCCGAACACGCCAAGGAACTGGACAACCCGGTACCTACCGAGCCGTTGCTGTTCATCAAGCCGGGTAGTTGCGTGGTCGAGCTGGAGGGGGGATTCGCCATTCCGACCGAGCGCGGTTCGGTGCATTACGAAGCGGAAATCGCTGTGTTGATCGGCAAGCCGTTGTCGACCAAGCCGAGCCGTGAAGAAGTGCTCGACGCCATCTCTGGTTTTGCCCCGGCACTGGATCTGACCCTGCGCGACAAGCAGGCCGAACTGAAAGCCAAGGGCCTGCCGTGGGAAATCGCCAAGTCGTTCGACGGCGCAGCGGTGATCGCCCCGTTCGTGGTCGGCAGCACATTTGCTGACCTGACTGATATCGGCATTCGCCTGACCATCAACGGCGAAGTGCGTCAGGACGGCAACAGCAGCGCGATGCTCAACCCGATCGTGCCGATGATCCAGCACATGGCCGGCTGCTTCTCGCTGCAGGCCGGTGACGTGATCCTCACCGGCACACCAGTCGGCGTTGGCCCGCTGAACGTGGGCGATGACATCGTCCTCGAACTGGTCGGCGCGAGCAGCTTCACCAGCAGTGTGCGCTAA
- a CDS encoding FAD-binding oxidoreductase, which yields MTNPALIEELKTLVEPGKVLTDADSLNAYGKDWTKHFAPAPSAIVFPKTIEQVQAVVRWANTHKVALVPSGGRTGLSAAAVAANGEVVVSFDYMNQILDVNLTDRTAVCQPGVVTEHLQNVAEEKGLYYPVDFASAGSSQIGGNIGTNAGGIKVIRYGMTRNWVAGMKVVTGKGDVLELNKDLIKNATGYDLRQLFIGAEGTLGFVVEATMRLDRAPKNLTAMVLGTADFDSIMPVLHAFQGKLDLTAFEFFSDKALAKVMGRGDVPAPFETDCPFYALLEFEATTEEVADSALETFEHCVEQGWVLDGVMSQSETQLQNLWKLREYISETISHWTPYKNDISVTVSKVPAFLKEIDAIVGEYYPDFEIVWFGHIGDGNLHLNILKPDNLSKDEFFAKCATVNKWVFETVEKYNGSISAEHGVGMTKRDYLTYSRSPVEIEYMKAVKAVFDPNGIMNPGKIFAV from the coding sequence ATGACCAATCCTGCCCTGATTGAAGAACTGAAGACCCTGGTCGAGCCTGGCAAGGTCCTGACCGATGCCGACTCCCTGAATGCGTATGGCAAGGATTGGACCAAGCACTTCGCCCCGGCGCCGAGCGCTATCGTGTTTCCCAAGACCATTGAACAGGTGCAGGCGGTGGTCCGTTGGGCCAACACGCACAAGGTCGCGCTGGTGCCATCGGGCGGCCGCACCGGGCTTTCCGCCGCAGCGGTGGCTGCCAACGGCGAAGTGGTCGTCTCGTTCGACTACATGAATCAGATTCTCGACGTGAACCTCACCGACCGCACCGCCGTTTGTCAGCCGGGCGTGGTCACCGAGCATTTGCAGAACGTCGCCGAAGAAAAAGGCCTGTACTACCCGGTCGACTTCGCCTCGGCAGGTTCCAGCCAGATTGGCGGCAATATCGGCACCAATGCCGGCGGTATCAAGGTGATTCGCTACGGCATGACCCGCAACTGGGTCGCCGGCATGAAAGTCGTCACCGGCAAGGGTGACGTGCTGGAACTGAACAAAGACCTGATCAAGAACGCCACCGGTTACGACCTGCGTCAGTTGTTCATCGGCGCTGAAGGCACCCTCGGTTTCGTCGTCGAAGCGACCATGCGCCTCGATCGTGCGCCGAAAAATCTCACCGCGATGGTCCTCGGCACCGCCGATTTCGACTCGATCATGCCGGTGCTGCATGCCTTCCAGGGCAAGCTCGACCTGACCGCGTTCGAATTCTTCTCCGACAAAGCCCTGGCCAAAGTCATGGGCCGTGGCGACGTGCCGGCGCCGTTCGAAACCGATTGCCCGTTCTACGCGTTGCTGGAATTTGAAGCGACCACCGAAGAAGTGGCCGACAGCGCACTGGAAACCTTCGAGCATTGTGTCGAGCAGGGCTGGGTGCTGGACGGTGTGATGAGCCAGAGCGAAACCCAACTGCAGAACCTGTGGAAACTGCGCGAGTACATCTCCGAAACAATCTCGCACTGGACGCCGTACAAGAACGACATCTCGGTCACCGTATCGAAAGTGCCAGCGTTCCTGAAGGAAATCGACGCGATCGTCGGCGAATACTATCCGGACTTCGAAATCGTCTGGTTCGGCCACATCGGCGATGGCAACCTGCACTTGAACATTCTCAAGCCGGATAACCTGAGCAAGGATGAGTTCTTCGCCAAGTGTGCGACCGTCAACAAGTGGGTGTTCGAAACCGTCGAGAAGTACAACGGTTCGATCTCCGCCGAGCACGGTGTGGGCATGACCAAACGCGATTACTTGACCTACAGCCGCTCGCCGGTTGAGATCGAGTACATGAAAGCGGTGAAAGCGGTGTTCGACCCGAACGGCATCATGAACCCGGGCAAGATTTTCGCGGTTTGA
- the serA gene encoding phosphoglycerate dehydrogenase, whose protein sequence is MSKTSLDKSKIKFLLLEGVHQSAVDVLKAAGYTSIEYLTGSLPEAQLKEKIADAHFIGIRSRTQLTEEIFDHAKKLVAVGCFCIGTNQVDLSAARERGIAVFNAPYSNTRSVAELVLAEAILLLRGIPEKNASCHRGGWIKSAANSFEIRGKKLGIVGYGSIGTQLSVLAEGLGMQVYFYDTVTKLPLGNATQIGSLTELLGMSDIVTLHVPETAATQWMIGEKEIRAIKKGGILINAARGTVVELDALADAIKDKHLIGAAIDVFPVEPRSNDEEFESPLRGLDNVILTPHIGGSTAEAQANIGLEVAEKLVKYSDNGTSVSSVNFPEVALPAHPGKHRLLHIHENIPGVMSEINKVFAENGINISGQFLQTNEKVGYVVIDVDAEYSDLAQEKLQHINGTIRSRVLF, encoded by the coding sequence ATGAGCAAGACTTCTCTCGATAAGAGCAAGATCAAGTTCCTTCTTCTCGAAGGCGTCCACCAATCGGCTGTCGACGTCCTCAAGGCGGCGGGCTACACCAGCATCGAATACCTGACAGGTTCCTTGCCGGAAGCCCAGCTCAAGGAAAAGATCGCTGACGCTCACTTCATCGGCATTCGTTCGCGCACCCAACTGACCGAAGAGATCTTCGATCACGCGAAGAAGCTGGTCGCGGTCGGCTGTTTCTGCATCGGCACCAACCAGGTTGACCTGAGTGCTGCCCGTGAGCGCGGCATCGCCGTGTTCAACGCGCCGTACTCCAACACCCGTTCCGTAGCGGAACTGGTACTGGCCGAAGCCATTCTGCTGCTGCGCGGCATCCCGGAGAAAAACGCTTCCTGCCACCGTGGCGGCTGGATCAAATCCGCAGCCAACTCCTTCGAGATCCGTGGCAAGAAACTCGGCATCGTCGGCTACGGCTCGATCGGCACGCAGCTTTCGGTTCTGGCTGAAGGTCTGGGCATGCAGGTGTATTTCTATGACACCGTGACCAAGCTGCCACTGGGCAACGCTACGCAGATCGGCAGCCTGACCGAACTGCTGGGCATGTCCGACATCGTCACCCTGCACGTTCCGGAAACCGCTGCGACCCAGTGGATGATCGGCGAGAAGGAAATCCGCGCCATCAAGAAGGGCGGCATCCTGATCAACGCTGCTCGCGGTACCGTGGTCGAGCTGGACGCCTTGGCGGACGCGATCAAGGACAAGCACCTGATCGGCGCGGCCATCGACGTATTCCCGGTGGAGCCACGCTCCAACGACGAAGAGTTCGAAAGCCCGCTGCGTGGCCTCGATAACGTGATCCTGACCCCGCACATCGGTGGTTCGACCGCTGAAGCGCAGGCCAACATCGGTCTGGAAGTGGCAGAGAAACTGGTCAAGTACAGCGACAACGGTACCTCCGTATCGTCGGTGAACTTCCCGGAAGTGGCCCTGCCGGCTCACCCAGGCAAGCACCGCCTGCTGCACATCCACGAGAACATCCCGGGTGTGATGAGCGAGATCAACAAGGTCTTCGCCGAAAACGGCATCAACATCTCCGGTCAGTTCCTGCAGACCAACGAGAAGGTTGGCTACGTGGTGATCGACGTCGACGCCGAGTACTCGGACCTGGCGCAAGAGAAGCTGCAGCACATCAACGGCACTATCCGTAGCCGTGTGTTGTTCTGA
- a CDS encoding DUF4399 domain-containing protein has product MKSFMSRAAFAGVLMGVSVLASAATPAPKGAEVFIVSPEDGATVSQTFTVKFGTKDVALAPAGDVTKNTGHHHLLIDAKEIVPAGSVVPTDANHMHFGKAQTQGDIKLAPGKHTLQLELGDSGHMAFDPPIVSKKITVNVE; this is encoded by the coding sequence ATGAAAAGCTTTATGTCACGTGCAGCGTTCGCGGGTGTGCTGATGGGCGTTTCGGTGCTGGCCAGTGCGGCGACACCGGCCCCCAAAGGCGCCGAAGTGTTCATCGTTTCTCCCGAAGACGGGGCCACGGTTTCGCAGACCTTCACCGTCAAATTCGGTACCAAGGACGTCGCACTGGCGCCGGCCGGTGACGTCACCAAGAACACCGGTCACCATCACTTGCTGATCGACGCCAAGGAAATTGTTCCTGCCGGTTCGGTCGTCCCTACCGATGCCAACCATATGCACTTCGGCAAGGCGCAGACCCAGGGTGACATCAAGCTCGCCCCGGGCAAACACACCTTGCAGCTGGAACTTGGCGACAGCGGTCACATGGCATTCGACCCGCCAATCGTCTCGAAGAAAATCACCGTCAACGTCGAATAA
- a CDS encoding transporter substrate-binding domain-containing protein produces the protein MRFLPGLICLLPLLSPLAHAELIDDVNDRGELRIALEANTPPFNFKEGDTLTGFEVELGQLLANELDVRADFIVTDEADLLQGVESGKYDVALNHIALTPELKDRFDFSEPYGKVDSQLLAKKDEQPRPMVLVQALTEEKPKAAAPVDLAIPFQKGNPAFQASLASAMQRIRADGRLAALTEKWLKP, from the coding sequence ATGCGTTTTCTGCCTGGCCTGATCTGCCTGCTACCCCTTTTGAGCCCTTTGGCTCACGCCGAACTGATTGATGACGTCAACGACCGTGGCGAGCTGCGCATTGCCCTTGAGGCTAATACACCGCCCTTCAATTTCAAGGAAGGCGACACACTCACGGGGTTCGAGGTCGAGCTTGGGCAACTGCTGGCCAACGAGCTGGATGTGCGCGCCGACTTCATCGTCACCGACGAGGCCGACCTGCTCCAGGGCGTTGAAAGCGGCAAGTACGACGTCGCGCTCAACCACATAGCACTGACACCCGAACTCAAGGATCGTTTCGACTTCAGCGAGCCTTACGGCAAGGTCGATTCACAGTTGCTGGCGAAGAAGGATGAGCAGCCACGGCCGATGGTGCTGGTGCAGGCATTGACTGAAGAGAAGCCGAAAGCGGCGGCGCCGGTGGATCTGGCGATTCCGTTTCAGAAGGGTAATCCGGCGTTTCAGGCCAGTCTGGCGAGCGCGATGCAGCGGATCAGGGCGGATGGGCGTTTGGCAGCGCTGACTGAAAAGTGGTTGAAGCCTTAG
- a CDS encoding DUF523 domain-containing protein, translating into MDRILVSRCLLGHRVRYDGGASGPFDLLEQWIAEGRVVPLCPEVAGGLPTPRAAAEIPGGQGGEVLDGVAAVITTDGEDVSAQFLYGARQALELVQKYGIRVAVLKANSPSCGNLLTYDGTFSGVKVSGEGVTAALLKRHGVQVFSELELPQAALALTGLD; encoded by the coding sequence ATGGACAGGATTCTGGTCAGTCGCTGCCTGCTGGGCCATCGCGTGCGTTATGACGGTGGCGCGAGCGGGCCGTTTGATCTGCTGGAGCAGTGGATTGCCGAAGGGCGGGTCGTGCCGTTGTGTCCGGAGGTCGCGGGAGGATTGCCGACGCCGCGGGCGGCGGCGGAGATTCCCGGAGGGCAGGGCGGTGAAGTGCTTGATGGTGTCGCGGCGGTGATCACCACTGATGGCGAGGATGTCAGTGCGCAGTTTCTGTATGGCGCGCGGCAGGCGCTGGAGCTGGTGCAGAAATATGGCATCCGCGTGGCGGTGCTTAAGGCCAACAGTCCTTCTTGCGGGAATTTGCTGACTTACGACGGGACGTTCAGTGGGGTCAAAGTCAGTGGCGAAGGCGTGACGGCCGCGTTGCTCAAGCGCCATGGTGTGCAAGTCTTCAGCGAACTCGAACTGCCGCAAGCAGCGCTGGCCCTGACGGGTTTGGACTGA
- a CDS encoding 2OG-Fe(II) oxygenase, whose product MRAMQISSEHPLLLRIVDDLAEHGWSQQNIFLPAGLTRELAAECRKREAEGELAPAAVGRGPFSEIREGIRGDHIQWIDPGQAAASDRYLNLMESLREALNRGLFLGLEDFECHFALYPPGAFYRRHVDRFRDDDKRMVSVVVYLNDAWLPEDGGQLRMYLNDDRVHDVQPTGGCLVVFLSGEVPHEVLPANRERLSLTGWFRRRGNEPF is encoded by the coding sequence ATGCGCGCCATGCAAATATCCTCTGAACACCCACTGCTGTTACGCATTGTCGATGACCTGGCCGAACACGGCTGGTCGCAGCAGAACATATTCCTGCCCGCCGGTTTGACCCGCGAGCTGGCGGCCGAGTGCCGCAAACGTGAGGCCGAAGGCGAGTTGGCTCCGGCGGCGGTAGGGCGTGGGCCTTTTTCGGAGATACGCGAGGGGATTCGTGGCGACCACATTCAGTGGATCGACCCCGGTCAGGCCGCGGCCAGCGACCGCTATCTGAACTTGATGGAGAGCCTGCGCGAGGCGCTCAACCGTGGTCTGTTCCTCGGTCTGGAAGATTTCGAATGCCATTTCGCGCTGTACCCGCCGGGTGCGTTTTATCGCCGGCATGTCGACCGTTTTCGCGACGATGACAAGCGCATGGTCTCGGTGGTGGTCTACCTCAATGACGCTTGGCTGCCGGAGGACGGTGGTCAGTTGCGCATGTACCTGAACGATGATCGCGTGCACGACGTGCAGCCTACCGGTGGGTGTCTGGTGGTGTTTCTTTCCGGCGAGGTGCCCCACGAAGTGCTGCCAGCGAACCGCGAGCGCCTGTCGCTGACCGGCTGGTTCCGCCGTCGTGGCAACGAGCCGTTCTGA
- a CDS encoding DUF2059 domain-containing protein, whose product MRRLLFSLLMFCVLPAWADGHDQLYKVAGWPDQRAHFNDALSAAQQRYQNSLPPAVFQALVNNSNQRFAPQAVDQRAEAQLRQKLADPKPALTFFQSPLGKKIVAAELLATRRDQLAKNAKGLPKIQASDSRLLIIGHLAQALPAREAGAEVSLAIAGVAADSLSSMIPGLLGGGQAQGMLNGQRQRLMDQIGADMNNTLLYVYRDLSDEELEEFATFAESTEGKAYYQAALAAIRAGLAVGQ is encoded by the coding sequence ATGCGCCGTTTGCTTTTTTCACTGTTGATGTTCTGTGTTTTGCCCGCCTGGGCGGACGGCCACGATCAGCTGTACAAGGTCGCCGGCTGGCCAGATCAACGTGCGCATTTCAATGACGCCCTGAGTGCCGCGCAGCAGCGCTATCAGAACAGCCTGCCGCCCGCCGTGTTTCAGGCCCTGGTGAACAACAGCAACCAGCGCTTTGCTCCGCAGGCGGTGGATCAGCGCGCCGAAGCGCAACTGCGGCAGAAACTCGCCGATCCGAAACCGGCACTGACCTTCTTCCAATCACCGCTGGGCAAGAAAATCGTCGCGGCTGAGTTGCTGGCGACGCGTCGCGATCAATTGGCGAAAAATGCCAAGGGCCTGCCGAAGATACAGGCCAGCGACAGTCGTCTGCTGATCATTGGCCACCTCGCTCAGGCGCTGCCAGCGCGTGAAGCTGGCGCCGAAGTGAGCCTGGCGATTGCCGGCGTCGCGGCGGACAGTCTGAGTTCGATGATCCCGGGGCTGCTCGGTGGCGGTCAGGCGCAAGGCATGCTCAACGGTCAGCGCCAGCGTTTGATGGATCAGATTGGCGCGGACATGAACAACACGTTGCTCTATGTCTATCGCGATCTGTCGGATGAAGAGCTGGAAGAGTTCGCGACGTTTGCCGAATCGACTGAGGGCAAGGCGTATTACCAGGCGGCGCTGGCGGCGATTCGTGCAGGACTTGCGGTCGGGCAGTGA
- a CDS encoding alpha/beta hydrolase, with protein MPATFDPDHLRASLKPLAEWQPLSDEAKAYQRFYKTDFPERDVWRGMGRFEVDGYEVVSHCWWPEKVKATLFLLHGYYDHVGLYRHVIEWALDQDFAVIACDLPGHGLSSGPRASIRDFSEYQDVLQALFAEAQSIALPQPWHLCGQSTGGAIVVDHLLNHGENSPAQGQVILMAPLVRPRAWGWSQLSYYLLRPFVRGVTRRFSENSNDPDFLPFLQADPLQPERLPTKWVGALSRWIIRVEHAKKSPRRPLIIQGQADMTVDWQHNLQVMKWKFDRPQILLLAEARHHLANETVEMREEYFEFLSKRIRGRNL; from the coding sequence ATGCCTGCCACTTTCGATCCCGATCATTTACGCGCCAGCCTCAAGCCATTGGCCGAGTGGCAGCCGTTGTCGGACGAGGCCAAGGCTTATCAGCGCTTTTACAAAACCGACTTTCCCGAGCGGGATGTCTGGCGTGGCATGGGCCGTTTCGAAGTCGATGGTTATGAAGTGGTCAGCCATTGCTGGTGGCCGGAGAAGGTCAAGGCGACGCTGTTTCTGCTGCACGGTTACTACGATCACGTCGGGCTCTATCGGCACGTGATCGAGTGGGCGCTGGATCAGGACTTTGCAGTAATCGCTTGCGACTTGCCGGGACATGGTCTGTCGAGCGGGCCGCGCGCGAGCATTCGCGATTTCTCTGAATACCAGGACGTCCTGCAAGCCTTGTTCGCCGAGGCGCAGTCGATCGCGCTGCCGCAGCCGTGGCATTTGTGCGGGCAGAGCACCGGCGGGGCGATTGTGGTCGATCATCTGCTCAATCACGGCGAAAACAGCCCGGCCCAAGGTCAGGTGATTTTGATGGCGCCACTGGTGCGCCCGCGGGCGTGGGGCTGGTCGCAACTGAGTTATTACCTGCTCAGGCCTTTTGTCAGAGGGGTCACGCGACGCTTCAGCGAGAATTCCAACGATCCGGATTTCCTGCCGTTTCTCCAGGCCGATCCGTTGCAGCCAGAACGCTTGCCGACCAAGTGGGTCGGGGCGTTGTCGCGTTGGATCATTCGCGTCGAGCACGCGAAAAAAAGTCCGCGACGGCCGCTGATCATTCAGGGGCAGGCGGACATGACGGTGGATTGGCAGCACAATTTGCAGGTGATGAAGTGGAAGTTCGACCGGCCGCAGATTCTGCTATTGGCCGAGGCGCGGCATCATCTGGCGAATGAGACGGTGGAGATGCGTGAGGAGTATTTCGAGTTTCTGAGCAAGCGGATCAGGGGCCGGAATCTGTAG
- a CDS encoding DUF6436 domain-containing protein, producing the protein MRSPYRTALFASLLALICAGVLWAAYDWFQGRYLRAFSEHTAVFSGDPLRLPDNLAGPGKIRLVHFWDPACPCNVGNQQHLTEMVEQFGAKGVEFFAVQKAGSHGQLPATLSNLKTITILPGSEQVPASPAVAIWDRSGKLAYFGPYSEGLTCNSSNSFIEPILNALTEDRPVNATHTLAVGCYCPWPVETP; encoded by the coding sequence ATGCGTTCGCCCTACCGCACCGCACTGTTTGCCAGCCTGCTCGCGCTGATTTGCGCCGGGGTGCTGTGGGCGGCGTACGACTGGTTTCAGGGGCGTTACCTGCGCGCGTTCAGCGAACACACGGCGGTATTTTCCGGTGATCCGCTGCGCCTGCCAGACAATCTCGCCGGTCCCGGCAAGATTCGTCTGGTGCACTTCTGGGACCCGGCCTGCCCGTGCAACGTTGGCAATCAACAGCACCTGACCGAGATGGTCGAGCAGTTCGGCGCCAAAGGCGTGGAGTTCTTCGCCGTGCAGAAGGCTGGCAGCCACGGCCAGTTGCCCGCGACCCTTAGCAACCTGAAAACCATCACGATTTTGCCCGGTTCCGAACAGGTGCCCGCCAGCCCGGCCGTGGCGATCTGGGATCGCAGCGGCAAACTGGCGTACTTCGGCCCGTACAGCGAAGGCCTGACCTGCAACTCCAGTAACAGCTTTATCGAACCGATCTTGAATGCCCTGACGGAAGATCGCCCGGTCAATGCCACGCACACCCTGGCGGTCGGTTGCTACTGCCCGTGGCCGGTGGAAACGCCGTAA